The following are encoded together in the Zingiber officinale cultivar Zhangliang chromosome 8A, Zo_v1.1, whole genome shotgun sequence genome:
- the LOC122009634 gene encoding protein kish-like: MSALFNFHSFLTVVLLVICTCTYIKIQFPAILEQRTGFRGFFWKAARIGERLSPWVALGCFAMGISIIIF, from the exons ATG TCGGCTCTGTTCAATTTCCACTCTTTCCTGACGGTGGTGctgttggtgatctgcacctgCACCTACATCAAGATACAGTTTCCCGCCATTCTCGAGCAAAGAACCGG GTTTCGTGGTTTCTTCTGGAAGGCTGCTAGAATAG GTGAGCGCCTAAGCCCATGGGTAGCCTTGGGTTGCTTTGCGATGGGTATCTCCATCATTATTTTCTGA
- the LOC122009633 gene encoding bidirectional sugar transporter SWEET4-like isoform X1 has translation MVSADAIRTAVGILGNGIALALFLSPLPTFVRICKKRSVEEFSAVPYVATLLNCTMWLVYGLPAVHPHSTLVLTINGAGTAIELAYVLLFLVYARGGRQRARVAAMLAAEAAFVVAVALMVLTTLRTHERRSMVVGVLCVVFGTMMYAAPLSVMKLVIQTKSVEYMPLSLSLASFFNGLCWTAYALIRFDLYITIPNALGVMFAVAQLVLYAVYYKSTQRQIADRKRKTAEMAEVVVVKAAAPTVAVDANDDKAGGSGAQ, from the exons ATGGTTTCTGCCGACGCCATTCGCACAGCAGTTGGAATTCTTG GGAATGGGATTGCACTGGCTCTCTTCTTGTCTCCACT GCCGACGTTTGTGAGGATATGCAAGAAGAGGTCGGTGGAGGAGTTCTCGGCGGTGCCGTACGTGGCGACGCTGCTGAACTGCACGATGTGGTTGGTGTACGGCCTTCCGGCAGTGCACCCCCACAGCACCCTGGTGCTGACCATCAACGGCGCCGGCACGGCCATCGAGCTCGCCTACGTCCTCCTCTTCCTCGTCTACGCCCGGGGCGGAAGGCAGCGGGCGAGGGTGGCCGCCATGCTGGCCGCCGAGGCCGCCTTCGTCGTCGCCGTCGCGCTGATGGTGCTCACCACGCTGCGCACCCACGAGCGCCGCTCGATGGTCGTCGGCGTCCTCTGCGTCGTCTTCGGCACCATGATGTACGCCGCGCCCTTATCTGTCATG AAATTGGTGATACAGACAAAGAGTGTTGAGTACATGCCTTTAAGTCTGTCGCTTGCGTCTTTCTTCAATGGACTTTGTTGGACGGCTTACGCTCTCATCCGCTTTGACCTTTACATCACT ATTCCCAACGCGCTGGGGGTGATGTTCGCCGTGGCGCAGCTGGTGCTCTACGCCGTCTACTACAAATCAACTCAGCGGCAGATCGCCGACCGGAAGCGTAAGACGGCGGAGATGGCAGAGGTGGTGGTCGTCAAGGCGGCGGCGCCCACCGTGGCTGTTGATGCTAATGATGATAAGGCCGGAGGCAGCGGCGCCCAATGA
- the LOC122011735 gene encoding protein ABIL2-like isoform X1: protein MITSPSASSMSANLQEESSLDVSIPQNQLLSESLKGLRNMRSQLYSAAEYFELSYKNDDKKELISKTLKSYTLETLADAVNRLGLVSNNVNNLLHQEVNEISAAEFQVSCIEQRFNTFQACLDKEGLHEQSHLIKSPKHHKHYILQGDEPMQTYEGIHPPQEASKLRKHKTAARRRLPPPPPVLSSYTLTWPLPRLGKTFLDKSKLIAQLQEDPNCALYDMERRENSQLQANRPFISDSWPKYNLEPQHSLPVYLHDGERIRRRETEEGNRRKKRGFFKGLFSRKSSWTDEPMYNYLDEY, encoded by the exons ATGATAACATCTCCATCTGCTTCCTCTATGTCTGCAAACCTGCAGGAGGAGTCAAGCTTGGATGTCTCCATTCCACAGAACCAGCTGTTGTCAGAAAGTCTCAAG GGTCTGAGGAACATGCGATCGCAGTTATACTCGGCAGCAGAATATTTTGAACTATCTTACAAGAACGACGACAAGAAAGAACT AATCTCAAAGACTTTGAAAAGTTATACTCTTGAGACTCTTGCTGATGCTGTGAATCGATTAGGCTTGGTATCGAATAATGTAAACAACCTTCTCCATCAAGAAGTTAATGAGATCTCTGCTGCAGAGTTTCAAGTATCATGCATTGAGCAG AGATTTAAtacatttcaagcatgtctaGACAAGGAAGGCCTTCATGAACAATCCCATTTGATCAAATCGCCAAAGCATCACAAGCACTACATTCTACAAG GTGATGAACCTATGCAAACGTATGAAGGCATACATCCACCTCAAGAGGCCAGCAAACTAAGAAAGCATAAAACTG CAGCTCGACGCAGgttgcctcctcctcctcctgtcCTTAGTTCATACACTCTGACTTGGCCCTTGCCGCGACTTGGGAAGACATTTTTAGACAAAAGTAAGCTGATTGCACAGCTTCAGGAAGATCCTAATTGTGCTCTTTACGACatggaaagaagagaaaattCACAACTTCAAGCAAATCGACCATTTATATCTGACTCATGGCCGAAG TATAATTTGGAGCCGCAACATTCACTTCCAGTATACTTGCATGATGGTGAGAGGATCAGACGCAGAGAGACAGAGGAGGGAAATAGGAGAAAAAAGAGGGGATTTTTCAAGGGCTTGTTCTCAAGGAAGAGTTCATGGACTGACGAGCCTATGTATAATTATTTAGATGAATATTGA
- the LOC122009633 gene encoding bidirectional sugar transporter SWEET4-like isoform X2, with product MVSADAIRTAVGILGNGIALALFLSPLPTFVRICKKRSVEEFSAVPYVATLLNCTMWLVYGLPAVHPHSTLVLTINGAGTAIELAYVLLFLVYARGGRQRARVAAMLAAEAAFVVAVALMVLTTLRTHERRSMVVGVLCVVFGTMMYAAPLSVMKLVIQTKSVEYMPLSLSLASFFNGLCWTAYALIRFDLYITITCNVGWGERENIGTADCTTNHAASNHWN from the exons ATGGTTTCTGCCGACGCCATTCGCACAGCAGTTGGAATTCTTG GGAATGGGATTGCACTGGCTCTCTTCTTGTCTCCACT GCCGACGTTTGTGAGGATATGCAAGAAGAGGTCGGTGGAGGAGTTCTCGGCGGTGCCGTACGTGGCGACGCTGCTGAACTGCACGATGTGGTTGGTGTACGGCCTTCCGGCAGTGCACCCCCACAGCACCCTGGTGCTGACCATCAACGGCGCCGGCACGGCCATCGAGCTCGCCTACGTCCTCCTCTTCCTCGTCTACGCCCGGGGCGGAAGGCAGCGGGCGAGGGTGGCCGCCATGCTGGCCGCCGAGGCCGCCTTCGTCGTCGCCGTCGCGCTGATGGTGCTCACCACGCTGCGCACCCACGAGCGCCGCTCGATGGTCGTCGGCGTCCTCTGCGTCGTCTTCGGCACCATGATGTACGCCGCGCCCTTATCTGTCATG AAATTGGTGATACAGACAAAGAGTGTTGAGTACATGCCTTTAAGTCTGTCGCTTGCGTCTTTCTTCAATGGACTTTGTTGGACGGCTTACGCTCTCATCCGCTTTGACCTTTACATCACT ATCACATGCAATGTTGGATGGGGTGAGAGAGAGAACATTGGCACTGCTGACTGCACTACCAATCATGCAGCAAGCAATCACTGGAATTAG
- the LOC122011735 gene encoding protein ABIL2-like isoform X2 has translation MITSPSASSMSANLQEESSLDVSIPQNQLLSESLKGLRNMRSQLYSAAEYFELSYKNDDKKELISKTLKSYTLETLADAVNRLGLVSNNVNNLLHQEVNEISAAEFQVSCIEQRFNTFQACLDKEGLHEQSHLIKSPKHHKHYILQGDEPMQTYEGIHPPQEASKLRKHKTARRRLPPPPPVLSSYTLTWPLPRLGKTFLDKSKLIAQLQEDPNCALYDMERRENSQLQANRPFISDSWPKYNLEPQHSLPVYLHDGERIRRRETEEGNRRKKRGFFKGLFSRKSSWTDEPMYNYLDEY, from the exons ATGATAACATCTCCATCTGCTTCCTCTATGTCTGCAAACCTGCAGGAGGAGTCAAGCTTGGATGTCTCCATTCCACAGAACCAGCTGTTGTCAGAAAGTCTCAAG GGTCTGAGGAACATGCGATCGCAGTTATACTCGGCAGCAGAATATTTTGAACTATCTTACAAGAACGACGACAAGAAAGAACT AATCTCAAAGACTTTGAAAAGTTATACTCTTGAGACTCTTGCTGATGCTGTGAATCGATTAGGCTTGGTATCGAATAATGTAAACAACCTTCTCCATCAAGAAGTTAATGAGATCTCTGCTGCAGAGTTTCAAGTATCATGCATTGAGCAG AGATTTAAtacatttcaagcatgtctaGACAAGGAAGGCCTTCATGAACAATCCCATTTGATCAAATCGCCAAAGCATCACAAGCACTACATTCTACAAG GTGATGAACCTATGCAAACGTATGAAGGCATACATCCACCTCAAGAGGCCAGCAAACTAAGAAAGCATAAAACTG CTCGACGCAGgttgcctcctcctcctcctgtcCTTAGTTCATACACTCTGACTTGGCCCTTGCCGCGACTTGGGAAGACATTTTTAGACAAAAGTAAGCTGATTGCACAGCTTCAGGAAGATCCTAATTGTGCTCTTTACGACatggaaagaagagaaaattCACAACTTCAAGCAAATCGACCATTTATATCTGACTCATGGCCGAAG TATAATTTGGAGCCGCAACATTCACTTCCAGTATACTTGCATGATGGTGAGAGGATCAGACGCAGAGAGACAGAGGAGGGAAATAGGAGAAAAAAGAGGGGATTTTTCAAGGGCTTGTTCTCAAGGAAGAGTTCATGGACTGACGAGCCTATGTATAATTATTTAGATGAATATTGA